The genome window AGAAGCTCGAGAAGCTCGGCCCGGCCGCCGAGGGCCTCTCCTCGCTGCGCCGGCTCCAGCAGGACTTCCGCACCGACACCGGCGGGTCCTCCGCACTCTCGCGCCTGGAGGGCTTCTACTCCGGGTCGAAGTCGTCCCCCGAGGGGACGGCGGTCCCTGCGTCGGCGCCTGAGGACTTCCTCGCCGGCGCCGGCCGGCTCTTCCATCCCGGCCTCGAGAACGGTGAGGGCGCGGTCGTCTATAGGAAGCAGGGCGTCCGGCCCGAGGGGGCGGTCGCCGACGACGCGCAGGTCTACGACCAGCTCAAGGTCTCCCCGTTGACCAACGCCGAGCGCGAGCGCGCCATCGTCGAGCTCTTCCAGAAGGCGGGCGCGAAGCAGGAGGAGATCGTCCTTCAGAACGCCGGTCGCGGGCACAACAACGTCTACGTGATCAAGAAGGGCCGCACCGACCGCGTGGTCGTCGTCGGCAGCCACCACGACAAAGTCGAGGGGGACGGCGGCTACGGCGTCATCGACAACTGGACCGGGGCGACGATGGTCATCAACCTCTATCAGGCGATGCGGGACATGGACACGGAGGCGACCTACGTGTTCGCCGCCTTCGCCCGCGAGGAGGAGGGCCTGCTCGGCTCCGCGGCCTACCTCGAGGCCCTCTCGAAGGGGCAGAAGCTTAAGATCGACTCCAACCTCAACCTCGACACCCTCGCGGTGGACGGGACCTACTCCTGGAAGAACAACTCGACGAAGTCGCTGCTCGAGCTCATCAAGCGCGTGGCCGGCGAGGAGAAGCATCAGCTCACCGAGGTCAACTTCTGGGGAGGCGACGCCGACTCCTCCTCCTTCCGCCGCTTCGGCATCCCGGCGATGACGCTCTTCGGCGCCTCGGAGTCGGTCATCTGGGACTGCATCCATGGGGTGGGGGACAACATCAAGGCCGTCTCGCTGCCCCACTACCGCAACGCCTATCTTCTCTCGCTGGCCCTGCTCAAGCGCCTCGACGCGAACCCGGTGCGGCCGCTCGAGCGCTTCGCGCGCTGGGCGGCCGGCGCCGCCCGCCACATCGGCGCCTATTTCCATTTCTAATACTCCCTCCCCCCTCGCGTCCCCCCCCCTCGAGAGGGGGGAGGAAAAAGCGGGGAGAGGTCCGTCGCTTTCTGTGGATCTACGCCAG of Elusimicrobiota bacterium contains these proteins:
- a CDS encoding M28 family peptidase, with protein sequence MKNRPFSRILAVLLALATPCAGWAQTVSVAPVPAGLAQAGVVGAAAAAGVNRTVPLSAPGFLSALNVHLDATAVRLALPAPAAATAVYLTRAALATAPAAAARSEGAEAARFIAAVLADPAARHAAAAALRAQGELGVQAAEKLEKLGPAAEGLSSLRRLQQDFRTDTGGSSALSRLEGFYSGSKSSPEGTAVPASAPEDFLAGAGRLFHPGLENGEGAVVYRKQGVRPEGAVADDAQVYDQLKVSPLTNAERERAIVELFQKAGAKQEEIVLQNAGRGHNNVYVIKKGRTDRVVVVGSHHDKVEGDGGYGVIDNWTGATMVINLYQAMRDMDTEATYVFAAFAREEEGLLGSAAYLEALSKGQKLKIDSNLNLDTLAVDGTYSWKNNSTKSLLELIKRVAGEEKHQLTEVNFWGGDADSSSFRRFGIPAMTLFGASESVIWDCIHGVGDNIKAVSLPHYRNAYLLSLALLKRLDANPVRPLERFARWAAGAARHIGAYFHF